The window TCACTCCCGGCTTTGAGGGCAAAGGCGTCTACTGTATTACCAAGGAACTGGAGGAGAAGAAACTCTCTGCATCCCAACTCAAAAGCGAGTACAGTTAGAGAGCTACGGTTTACTGTGAGAGAGGAATGAATACGATGCAACTCCTCTTTCAATTCCTCTTTTAAGACCCGAAACAGGGACAACACAGGGGCACAGAGGTTTGACCATTGATAAAGAGATTTGAAGTACTTGGCACCGGAGCCTCCTTACCTGCTTTACGCGTCTCTTCCCGCCAACTGGATCAGGAAAAGGGTCTTGCCCCAGGTGCTGTCGAAGAGAGAACCGGTGTCTCCTCCCGTTATTACGCGGTCGATGAATCAGCCTCTGACTTGGCCTTTGCAGCAATTCAGCAGGCCCTGAATAATGCCTCGCTCTCCCTCAAGGATATCGACTGCCTGATTGCGGCCTCCGGCACTATGGAACAGGCAATCCCCTGTAACGCCGCTAAGATTCTTGCCCGCCTTCAGCAAAATATGCCTCTCAACCCCTCCATTGTTGGCTTTGACATCAACATGACCTGTCTCAGTGCCTTAATGGCAATTGATGTGGCAGCTTCCCTGCTCGCAGCTGGGCAGTACCAACGCATCCTTATCGTTTCCAGCGAGATCGCATCCGTGGGATTGGATTGGCAGCATATTGAAATAGGCGGGCTATTCGGTGATGGGGCAGCAGCACTGGTTGTTGCACAATCGACTGAGGAAACATGCGGTATTCACGAGGCACTCTTCAGGACATATTCGGAAGGTGTGGACTTATGCCAAATACAGGGCGGTGGCAGCCTCTATCATCCCTCCAAAATCAAGAGAGATTACAGCCCATACGGCATGTTTCAGATGCAGGGGAAAGAACTCTACCGCCTCACCAGAAAGGTGATTAAAGCGTTCTGCAAGGAGCTGCTGCACAACAAGACCGCATCAACGGAAGCCATTGATTGGGTTATCCTCCATCAAGCAAGCGGCTTAGCCTTAAAGCATTTTGATAAACTGTTACAGCTTGATCCCAACAAGACCATTCATTTACTGCAAGATCACGGCAATCAAGTCGCTGTGTCGCTCCCTTTTGGTCTGCACACCCTCCTGACCACCAAACCGGTCAAGCTGGGGGATCGGGTCTTACTGCTGGGAACCTCAGCCGGGTTAAGTATTGGGGGGCTGGTCTTGCAATTATGAGACTGGAACTCCTCAAAGTGGGCCATTGCTCTCATCCTGAGGCCGTGGTTGTTCGTGGCGGAACTTGGCGTGCCCGCTCCTTCCCTGCAATCGTCGGGATCCTGCACCATCCGCAACAGGGCTACATCCTTTTTGATACAGGGTATGCAAGGCGTTTTCATGAGGCAACCCATGCCTTTCCCGAACGCCTCTATCGCTGGCTGACCCCTATGCATCTCCCGCAAACAGAGGAACTCCCGTACCTGCTGGCCCAGCGAGGTCTTACCACAGAAGATATTCAATATATCTTCATATCGCATTTCCATGCAGATCATATTGCAGGCCTCCTTGATTTCCCCAAGGCCCGGTTCATCTGCTCAGAGTCGGCCCTGTATGCAGCAACTCACCAGCAGCGCGTTCATGGACTGATCAAAGGGAACCTCCCGGCTCTTCTCCCGCCAGATCTCTTGCAGCGAACCACCTTTATCGAGGAATGCCCGACAACAGCCTCCGGGTTAGCGCAGCATGCCTTTGCCAAGGGCTATGATATCTTTGCTGATGGTTCCTGTCTTGCCATTGCCTTACCGGGCCATGCACAGGGACAGTTTGGCTTACTCTGCTCCCAGGATGATTCGCGATATTTCCTGGTGGCTGATGCCTGCTGGACCAGGGCATCGTTCAAAGATGGCAGCAAACCCCTTGCCGTGGCCAATATCATCATGAGCAGCACGGCGCAGTATCACAGGACCATAGAGGCCCTGGCCCAACTGCACGCCATGCAGCCCGACCTTTTCATCATTCCGTCCCATTGTCAGGAGACCTATGACGAGTTTTCCCATGCCCAAAAAATATAAAATCTTAGTCACCGGTGCATCCGGCTTTGTGGGACGCTCCTTTATGCAGCAATTCGCTGCTCGTAAGGATGTGCAGCTCCTGGGCATAGCGCGTCGCCCCTTATCCATGCCCAACTACCTCTCTGTGGATCTCACTCAGGGCCTTGATATCCCCTTTCAGCCGGATGTGGTTATCCACGCCGCAGCCCATGTCTCGCCCTGGGGAAGGAAAAAGGCTTTCTCGGCCCATAATGTCTTTGCCACAGAGCAGGTCATCCACTTCTGCAAACGCAATAACTTGCCCCGCCTCGTCTATCTCTCGTCCAGTTCGGTCTTTTATCAGGATAAACCCCAGTTTGATCTTACCGAGGAGAGCCAAATCGGGCCGGAGTTTATCAATGAGTACGCTGCAAGCAAGTACGAGGGAGAGAAACGGGTCAGGCAATACAGGGGAGAATCCGTGATACTACGGCCACGGGCGGTGTTCGGGCCTGGGGATACCGTGCTCTTACCGAGAATACTGGCAGCAGCAGAAAAGGGCCGCCTGCCCATCCTGGATAGTCAGGCAGGTGCGGTCATCGGTGACCTCATCTATATTGATTCGCTCTGCGAGTACATGCTCAAAGCAGCCCTGGACAACAACATCAGCGGCGAGTACAACCTCACTAATGCAGAACCAGTGGAAATGCATAG is drawn from Candidatus Electrothrix aestuarii and contains these coding sequences:
- a CDS encoding NAD(P)-dependent oxidoreductase, whose product is MPKKYKILVTGASGFVGRSFMQQFAARKDVQLLGIARRPLSMPNYLSVDLTQGLDIPFQPDVVIHAAAHVSPWGRKKAFSAHNVFATEQVIHFCKRNNLPRLVYLSSSSVFYQDKPQFDLTEESQIGPEFINEYAASKYEGEKRVRQYRGESVILRPRAVFGPGDTVLLPRILAAAEKGRLPILDSQAGAVIGDLIYIDSLCEYMLKAALDNNISGEYNLTNAEPVEMHSLLLDVLSRLGLPAPKRHIKVSTAMTLATVLENIYKFLGIAKEPPITRYGISVLAHSKTFNVEKMLRDFGPPSVSMREGVERYIQWKMQDAAC
- a CDS encoding 3-oxoacyl-[acyl-carrier-protein] synthase III C-terminal domain-containing protein; the protein is MIKRFEVLGTGASLPALRVSSRQLDQEKGLAPGAVEERTGVSSRYYAVDESASDLAFAAIQQALNNASLSLKDIDCLIAASGTMEQAIPCNAAKILARLQQNMPLNPSIVGFDINMTCLSALMAIDVAASLLAAGQYQRILIVSSEIASVGLDWQHIEIGGLFGDGAAALVVAQSTEETCGIHEALFRTYSEGVDLCQIQGGGSLYHPSKIKRDYSPYGMFQMQGKELYRLTRKVIKAFCKELLHNKTASTEAIDWVILHQASGLALKHFDKLLQLDPNKTIHLLQDHGNQVAVSLPFGLHTLLTTKPVKLGDRVLLLGTSAGLSIGGLVLQL
- a CDS encoding MBL fold metallo-hydrolase — encoded protein: MRLELLKVGHCSHPEAVVVRGGTWRARSFPAIVGILHHPQQGYILFDTGYARRFHEATHAFPERLYRWLTPMHLPQTEELPYLLAQRGLTTEDIQYIFISHFHADHIAGLLDFPKARFICSESALYAATHQQRVHGLIKGNLPALLPPDLLQRTTFIEECPTTASGLAQHAFAKGYDIFADGSCLAIALPGHAQGQFGLLCSQDDSRYFLVADACWTRASFKDGSKPLAVANIIMSSTAQYHRTIEALAQLHAMQPDLFIIPSHCQETYDEFSHAQKI